A genomic region of Papaver somniferum cultivar HN1 chromosome 7, ASM357369v1, whole genome shotgun sequence contains the following coding sequences:
- the LOC113296483 gene encoding protein FAR1-RELATED SEQUENCE 6-like: protein MKCSKVPCTWMIHAVAIDSTCDVFRIKKYVGRNTCGAGVKLRSPKVSKKLVHNLIHDRVMHNPLIKPREIEDYIKVGAGVNIKYHHAYHGLEQSHHEIFGNDVKSYSDLVWWVNSLKETNPGSYEDFQFNDATQTFERLFIAIGACIEGYRLFRPMIFVDATFLTGRFRGTLMAATCLNGNQGFYPLAFGLVPGQDVDNWDWFMCNLSNIVDDPPITFMSDRHEGLLRAIPKHFPTSHHGYCYYHLQGNLPIRKSDEKYKEVMACFKKATYALTPARYEEALMEMELMGRPGVAEYCRNMPREHWSTAFFTGCRFGHTTSSVAESFNNWIRKDKRLPACALVFFLFHS from the exons ATGAAATGCAGTAAAGTCCCATGCACTTGGATGATCCATGCAGTTGCTATTGATTCTACTTGCGATGTTTTTAGGATAAAAAAGTATGTTGGGAGGAACACTTGTGGAGCTGGTGTGAAGTTGAGAAGTCCTAAAGTATCGAAGAAGCTGGTACACAACCTTATTCATGATCGTGTGATGCACAACCCACTTATCAAGCCtcgcgaaattgaagattatataaaagttGGTGCTGGTGTTAATATCAAATATCACCATGCATATCATGGTTTGGAACAGTCACACCACGAAATTTTTGGGAATGATGTAAAGTCTTACTCTGATCTGGTTTGgtgggtgaattcattgaaagAAACAAATCCTGGCTCTTATGAGGATTTTCAGTTTAACGATGCAACTCAGACATTTGAAAGGTTATTCATCGCAATAGGCGCTTGTATTGAAGGTTATAGACTTTTTCgaccaatgatttttgttgatgcaacTTTTCTGACCGGGAGATTTAGAGGTACCCTTATGGCTGCTACTTGTCTGAATGGGAATCAAG GTTTTTATCCGCTAGCCTTTGGATTGGTCCCAGGACAGGATGTTGACAATTGGGATTGGTTTATGTGCAATCTTAGCAACATTGTTGATGACCCTCCTATCACCTTTATGTCTGATCGTCATGAAGGATTGTTGAGGGCTATTCCTAAACACTTTCCTACTTCCCATCATGGCTATTGTTACTACCACTTGCAAGGAAACTTACCAATCAGGAAATCGGACGAGAAGTACAAAGAAGTTATGGCTTGTTTCAAAAAAGCAACTTATGCTCTCACACCAGCAAGATATGAAGAAGCACTAATGGAAATGGAGTTAATGGGAAGGCCTGGGGTTGCTGAGTATTGCCGCAATATGCCTAGGGAACATTGGTCCACCGCATTCTTCACTGGCTGTAGATTTGGTCATACTACATCAAGCGTTGCTGAGTCCTTCAATAATTGGATTCGGAAAGACAAGAGGTTGCCTGCCTGCGCCCTC GTGTTCTTTTTGTTCCATTCATAG